Proteins encoded within one genomic window of Cytophagales bacterium:
- a CDS encoding carboxymuconolactone decarboxylase family protein gives MSTFNVPSREEVSENNQAIFDNLQKQVGFVPNLFATYTHSETALGDYLAFSSRKTSLSGKEKEVVNLVVSQVNNCAYCLAAHTAIGKMNGFTDEQIIEIRGGSASFNEKFDALAAYVKDATINRSHPSQTSIDNLLAAGYTKENVIDIIIMIGDKTVSNFLHGTTQIPVDFPAAPELEPALA, from the coding sequence ATGAGCACTTTCAATGTCCCATCCCGCGAAGAAGTTTCAGAAAACAATCAGGCGATCTTCGACAACCTTCAGAAACAAGTAGGATTCGTTCCAAATCTCTTCGCAACCTACACACATAGCGAAACTGCACTGGGCGATTACCTTGCTTTTTCTAGCAGAAAAACATCATTAAGCGGAAAAGAAAAAGAAGTTGTGAATTTGGTCGTGAGCCAGGTGAATAACTGTGCTTATTGTTTGGCCGCTCACACCGCTATTGGAAAAATGAATGGCTTCACCGACGAGCAAATCATCGAAATCAGAGGTGGCTCGGCTAGTTTCAACGAGAAATTCGATGCATTGGCAGCTTATGTAAAAGATGCGACCATCAACAGAAGTCATCCTAGCCAAACGTCAATCGACAACTTGTTAGCAGCTGGCTATACTAAAGAAAATGTCATTGATATCATCATCATGATCGGAGACAAAACGGTGAGCAACTTCCTGCACGGAACTACTCAAATTCCAGTAGACTTCCCTGCTGCTCCTGAATTGGAACCCGCATTAGCTTAA
- a CDS encoding helix-turn-helix domain-containing protein: MIEQHLTNAAAGIIRIIHNESIVKQDFANPEQVLTIAWNRGSIKVMQLGENEVELAPNSLLMIDAGIPFSIVEAEEIVFWQFNREFYCIVDHDVEVSCAGVLFFTLKDALSLTLSDADQLKFNLLFEVFKEEFSEEDDNLKTEMLRTILKRLIVKMTRLHKMQHGELVETTELNVVRQFNVLVEKNFKQLHQVQDYANLMYKSPKTISNIFSKFHDRSPREIILDRIVLEAKRMLLYTDSTSKEIAHELGFTEIPHFSRFFKQKTQMSPSGFREASQKGAFGNN; this comes from the coding sequence ATGATCGAGCAACATTTGACCAACGCTGCCGCTGGCATCATTCGGATCATCCACAACGAATCAATAGTCAAACAAGACTTTGCTAATCCGGAGCAAGTACTGACCATCGCCTGGAATCGAGGGTCAATCAAAGTCATGCAATTGGGGGAAAATGAAGTGGAACTAGCCCCGAACAGTTTATTGATGATCGATGCGGGTATACCGTTTTCAATAGTAGAAGCGGAAGAGATCGTCTTCTGGCAATTTAACCGGGAGTTTTATTGCATCGTAGATCACGATGTAGAAGTCTCCTGTGCTGGTGTACTTTTCTTTACTTTAAAGGATGCTCTTTCACTGACCTTATCTGATGCCGATCAGCTGAAATTCAACTTGCTCTTTGAAGTCTTCAAAGAAGAATTCTCCGAGGAGGATGACAACCTTAAAACGGAAATGCTCCGCACGATCCTAAAACGACTGATTGTGAAAATGACGAGGCTACACAAAATGCAGCACGGTGAACTCGTCGAAACGACGGAATTAAATGTGGTCCGGCAGTTCAATGTATTGGTGGAGAAAAACTTTAAGCAATTACACCAGGTACAGGATTATGCCAACCTCATGTATAAGTCTCCAAAAACCATTTCCAACATCTTCTCGAAATTTCACGATCGGTCACCGCGGGAGATCATCCTGGATCGAATTGTACTGGAAGCCAAACGGATGTTGCTTTATACGGACAGCACCTCCAAGGAAATTGCCCATGAACTGGGTTTCACAGAAATACCACATTTCAGCAGATTTTTTAAGCAAAAGACCCAAATGAGCCCCTCAGGTTTTCGAGAAGCCAGCCAAAAAGGTGCATTCGGGAACAATTGA